A genomic window from Vagococcus entomophilus includes:
- the truB gene encoding tRNA pseudouridine(55) synthase TruB: MDGILPLWKERGMTSHDCVFKLRKILHTKKVGHGGTLDPDVDGVLPICVGKGTKVIEYLQDGGKVYIGEITLGYSTTTEDKSGELVVQKKVAAPIETKKIDAAMQEMVGEITQIPPMYSAVKVKGKRLYEYARKGEEVERPKRVAYIESFTRTSEPVFDQTTGTLSWKFEVVCGKGTYVRTLAVDTGLLLGFPAHMSDLTRTKSAGLKQAEAYTLAQIKEMVEQENLSFLQPIERAMSQFTSLDLSEEQYAKVRNGVFLAKSLLADQPEHTENIALFYQGKVVSIYGVHPTKSDWLKPIKVLRNNLQEGKA; encoded by the coding sequence ATGGATGGAATTCTACCTTTATGGAAAGAAAGAGGCATGACTAGTCATGATTGTGTCTTTAAGTTGCGCAAAATATTACATACAAAAAAAGTTGGACATGGTGGGACACTTGATCCTGATGTAGACGGGGTACTGCCTATTTGTGTTGGAAAAGGGACAAAGGTAATTGAGTACTTGCAAGATGGTGGTAAAGTTTATATTGGAGAGATTACGCTAGGGTACTCGACAACAACAGAAGATAAAAGTGGAGAGCTTGTCGTGCAAAAAAAAGTAGCTGCTCCAATTGAAACAAAAAAAATTGATGCTGCGATGCAAGAGATGGTAGGCGAAATCACACAAATCCCACCGATGTATTCTGCAGTAAAAGTCAAAGGTAAAAGGCTATATGAGTATGCAAGAAAGGGTGAAGAAGTGGAACGACCTAAAAGGGTTGCATACATTGAATCTTTCACACGTACAAGTGAGCCTGTTTTTGATCAAACAACAGGAACATTATCTTGGAAATTTGAAGTGGTTTGCGGCAAAGGAACGTACGTCAGGACACTTGCAGTCGATACTGGTTTATTGCTAGGGTTTCCAGCGCATATGTCTGATTTGACTAGGACCAAAAGTGCAGGTTTAAAACAAGCAGAAGCCTATACGTTAGCTCAGATAAAAGAAATGGTTGAGCAAGAGAACCTTAGCTTCTTGCAGCCGATTGAACGGGCGATGAGTCAGTTTACGTCGCTTGATTTAAGTGAAGAGCAATATGCCAAGGTGAGAAATGGTGTTTTTTTGGCGAAAAGTCTTTTAGCAGATCAGCCAGAACACACGGAGAATATTGCACTTTTTTATCAAGGAAAAGTAGTAAGTATTTACGGCGTACATCCAACAAAGTCCGATTGGTTGAAACCAATCAAAGTATTGCGAAATAATCTTCAAGAAGGGAAGGCATAA
- a CDS encoding glycoside hydrolase family 3 N-terminal domain-containing protein, which yields MKQAQLEQLLGQMTRKEKIEQLQQVTGDFFSEEQTEATGPLSGNNLTSEDLIDVGSALSLSGAKAAKKAQKEYLEKNRLGIPLLLMADIVHGYRTIFPIPLGLAASWNPELVEKTASVAAEESSVSGIHITFSPMVDLVRDPRWGRVLESTGEDPYLNKVYAKSMVEGYQGKKENALQQYGSIAACVKHFAAYGAPEGGREYNTVNMSERELRENYLPSYKAAVDAGSKLVMTSFNTVDGIPASVNKYLNRKILREEWAFDGVLISDWAAMKEAIHHGVAATEKEVAKLSIEAGVDIEMMTFCYHNELEKLIESGEVSESLLDEAVLRILTLKNELGLFENPDRFTDETLEADKVFSKEFQDIAQIAAEEAIVLLENKESVLPISENENVLFVGSHVDSSNILGTWSWKGDPTETKSVADILQSDYQNANTRILPIASAFDVTQEELETALKLAEKADKVVILTGETPDMSGEASSRSDIRLPKAQRDLIEKMTKVNAKTIAVLFNGRPLDVTGVSQQVQGLVEAWFPGTSGAKAILNILYGNKVPQGKLTMSFPRNVGQVPVYYNHFNTGRPIDENDLENKYVSKYLDVENTPLYPFGYGLSYTKFDYRGFKLVKSSDNQLKAQVTVKNTGKVAGNETVQWYVRDKVGEVVRPLKELKGFDRIFLEKGEEKVVTHEFSVEELGYVHSDLSQRYDQGEFVLMVGSNSAEVLEQNFTI from the coding sequence ATGAAACAGGCGCAACTTGAGCAACTATTGGGTCAAATGACTCGTAAGGAAAAGATTGAACAATTGCAACAAGTAACAGGGGATTTTTTTAGTGAAGAGCAGACAGAAGCAACAGGACCGCTAAGCGGCAATAATTTAACAAGTGAGGATTTAATTGATGTAGGTTCTGCGCTAAGCTTGTCCGGAGCTAAAGCGGCTAAGAAGGCTCAAAAAGAGTACTTAGAAAAAAATCGTTTAGGGATCCCGTTATTGTTAATGGCAGACATTGTCCATGGCTACCGCACAATTTTTCCGATACCATTAGGACTTGCAGCAAGTTGGAATCCAGAATTGGTTGAAAAAACTGCAAGTGTTGCGGCAGAAGAGTCTTCGGTTTCTGGGATTCATATCACATTTTCTCCAATGGTTGATTTAGTTCGCGACCCAAGATGGGGACGAGTGTTGGAATCAACTGGAGAAGATCCATATTTAAACAAAGTATACGCAAAAAGTATGGTAGAAGGCTACCAAGGGAAAAAGGAAAATGCTTTACAACAATACGGTAGCATTGCAGCCTGCGTGAAGCACTTTGCGGCTTATGGGGCACCAGAAGGCGGACGTGAATACAACACGGTCAACATGTCAGAGCGCGAGTTAAGAGAAAACTACTTACCTTCTTATAAAGCAGCTGTGGATGCTGGTAGTAAACTTGTCATGACCTCATTTAATACAGTAGACGGAATTCCGGCATCTGTAAACAAATATCTTAATCGTAAAATTTTACGTGAAGAATGGGCATTTGATGGCGTTCTAATTTCTGACTGGGCTGCTATGAAAGAAGCGATTCACCACGGTGTAGCAGCAACAGAAAAAGAGGTTGCCAAACTGTCGATTGAAGCTGGTGTAGACATTGAAATGATGACATTTTGTTACCATAATGAATTAGAAAAGCTAATCGAAAGTGGTGAAGTTTCAGAAAGTCTATTAGACGAAGCAGTACTCAGAATTTTAACTTTAAAAAATGAGTTAGGACTTTTTGAAAATCCAGATCGTTTTACAGACGAAACGCTTGAAGCAGATAAAGTCTTTTCAAAAGAGTTTCAAGACATTGCTCAAATCGCAGCCGAAGAAGCGATTGTTTTGCTTGAAAACAAAGAATCAGTTCTCCCAATAAGTGAAAATGAAAACGTTCTATTTGTTGGATCACATGTTGACAGTTCGAATATTCTGGGGACATGGAGTTGGAAAGGCGATCCCACAGAAACAAAAAGTGTTGCAGATATCTTACAGTCAGATTACCAAAATGCCAACACGCGCATTTTACCGATTGCCTCAGCTTTTGACGTCACTCAAGAAGAGTTGGAAACAGCTTTAAAATTAGCAGAGAAAGCAGATAAAGTAGTGATTCTGACAGGTGAAACACCAGATATGAGTGGGGAAGCTAGCAGTCGTAGTGACATTCGGTTACCAAAAGCACAGCGTGACTTGATTGAAAAAATGACAAAGGTGAATGCCAAAACTATTGCAGTATTATTTAATGGTCGGCCATTAGATGTAACAGGAGTTTCGCAGCAGGTTCAAGGGTTAGTAGAAGCGTGGTTCCCAGGAACAAGTGGAGCAAAAGCAATTCTAAACATTTTATATGGCAATAAAGTACCACAAGGTAAGCTAACAATGAGCTTCCCACGAAACGTTGGACAAGTTCCAGTTTACTATAATCACTTTAATACTGGACGCCCAATTGATGAAAATGATCTTGAGAATAAATATGTTTCCAAATATTTGGACGTGGAAAATACCCCACTTTATCCGTTTGGCTATGGGCTAAGTTATACCAAGTTTGATTATCGTGGATTTAAACTTGTTAAAAGCTCAGATAATCAATTAAAAGCGCAGGTTACAGTCAAAAATACTGGAAAAGTTGCTGGTAATGAAACCGTACAGTGGTATGTGAGAGATAAGGTTGGAGAGGTAGTGCGTCCACTTAAAGAATTAAAAGGATTTGATCGAATTTTCCTTGAAAAAGGCGAAGAAAAGGTTGTTACACATGAATTTTCAGTAGAAGAACTTGGTTATGTACACTCAGATTTATCACAACGCTATGACCAAGGTGAGTTTGTACTGATGGTTGGAAGTAACAGTGCCGAAGTTTTAGAACAAAATTTTACGATATAA
- a CDS encoding amylo-alpha-1,6-glucosidase: MANKTFQKGDLIARFLPTGALEKLTLKEIQMNQLVGNPFDGSLSNLYLRVKEEGQKIRSYPLIGSQSQSKVSLAEDAIKWSGKIETFRYEVVFQLGQNNTWFYDVRVSGQNQETIDLILTQDIGLALPGALLANEAYVSQYVDYRVFFNQESGVHVTARQNQKQGTTNPYMQMGTLTGATAYTTDGYQFFGKSYKWTNQAEALLQEHLVSEVYQYEFGFIALQSEDFVLNGETQKAVFYGYAKENHPERVEQEEDIRLIQDDYLALETAAKQVFLEETVLKRKADTLDVLTGETLEQEEIEKLYPERKLEEYSEEQQLLSFFGKNNQHIVLSEKEALTERSHGHIILAEKHVTIDQPTLASTSYMYGAFQSQLVLGNTSNNSLITNVRNPLNIFKATGQRIYLKENGEYLNLGVPSAYQMGLNDTKWLYKYQGDLIVVTVHTKTDASEVDLTIESTQEKQYEWVITSELLLEELADERKENQLVFGVKAKTLTQKKCPNLKYKMKWEKTHGQVAKNTMWFESGTESTTLLPDLLTLTFAPTAQLSLKIMGTLQETFGEWSTQTSRQAQEDFQEHLQSLHRRFSLTSNQKKNPEAIERMNTIVDWYTLDMLIHYLSPHGLEQFGGAAWGTRDVCQGPFEFFMATQHFDIAREILLHLFRHQFIEDGNWPQWFMFDQYHETMADESHGDIIVWPLKVVGDYLRATNDVSILAETLPYMVKETGQFSEEKETLFDHLKREIQYIESHFLPGTKLSCYGDGDWDDTLQPADARLKKDMASTWTVALTYVALKTLADAIVTTHQQESKQWATLAKEIQADYNQYMVNQEVLPGFVLHEQEQFDYIIHPSDTKTGIHYRLLPMIQSITSELSEKNKAAQYLDTIQEKLLFPDGVHLMNKPAPYSGGVSTYFKRAEQAANFGREIGLQYVHAHIRYSETLSKVGLGSQMWQALSVINPILIEKYVPNAQIRQSNAYFSSSDGDFKTRYEAARDFHLLQSGQRQVKGGWRVYSSGPGIYLNQLMTNLLGIKIKNQDLVLDPVVPEAYESFGGQLYYLNRPLKLEVRMAQTERLIINDTPIDLSQLERDFNLYREGGYIIPKELLATITETDELLIVYEKKKTEGMADTK, encoded by the coding sequence ATGGCGAATAAAACATTTCAAAAAGGAGACTTGATCGCGCGTTTCTTACCGACAGGTGCTCTTGAAAAACTAACACTTAAAGAAATTCAAATGAATCAATTAGTAGGAAATCCCTTTGACGGTTCCCTAAGCAATCTTTATCTCAGGGTAAAAGAAGAGGGCCAAAAGATCCGTAGTTACCCTTTGATTGGCAGCCAATCTCAAAGTAAGGTGAGTTTAGCAGAGGATGCCATAAAGTGGAGCGGAAAAATCGAAACGTTTCGATATGAAGTGGTATTCCAATTAGGGCAAAATAATACTTGGTTTTATGATGTTCGCGTATCTGGCCAAAATCAAGAAACAATTGATTTAATCTTAACCCAGGATATTGGCTTAGCACTACCAGGAGCATTACTTGCAAATGAAGCCTATGTTTCACAGTATGTTGATTATCGGGTGTTCTTTAACCAAGAAAGTGGAGTACATGTAACGGCAAGACAAAACCAAAAACAAGGTACAACTAACCCTTATATGCAAATGGGAACGTTGACAGGTGCCACTGCCTATACAACAGATGGATACCAATTTTTTGGTAAGTCTTATAAGTGGACAAACCAAGCCGAAGCTTTACTACAAGAGCATCTTGTGAGTGAGGTCTATCAATACGAGTTCGGTTTTATTGCCCTTCAAAGTGAAGATTTCGTGCTAAATGGTGAAACGCAAAAAGCCGTATTTTACGGGTATGCCAAAGAAAACCATCCCGAAAGAGTAGAGCAAGAAGAAGATATTCGCCTCATTCAGGATGACTATCTAGCCTTGGAAACTGCAGCCAAACAAGTGTTTTTAGAGGAGACAGTGCTCAAAAGAAAGGCTGATACTCTAGACGTTCTAACTGGCGAAACGCTAGAACAAGAAGAAATTGAGAAGCTTTATCCTGAAAGAAAGCTAGAAGAATATAGCGAAGAGCAACAGCTCCTTTCCTTTTTCGGTAAGAACAATCAACATATTGTCTTGAGTGAAAAAGAAGCTCTGACAGAAAGATCGCATGGGCATATTATTTTGGCTGAAAAACATGTCACAATTGATCAACCAACGTTGGCTTCAACTTCTTACATGTATGGGGCTTTTCAGTCACAGTTAGTTTTGGGGAATACCTCTAATAATAGCTTGATTACAAACGTACGTAACCCATTAAACATCTTTAAAGCGACCGGACAGCGTATTTATTTAAAAGAAAATGGCGAGTATCTCAACTTAGGCGTGCCATCCGCCTATCAAATGGGCTTGAATGATACAAAATGGTTATACAAGTATCAAGGAGATTTGATTGTAGTGACTGTCCATACCAAAACAGATGCTTCTGAAGTGGATTTGACGATTGAATCCACCCAAGAGAAACAGTATGAATGGGTAATTACAAGCGAGCTTTTATTAGAAGAATTGGCCGATGAAAGAAAAGAGAATCAGCTAGTGTTTGGAGTAAAAGCAAAGACATTGACTCAGAAAAAATGTCCCAATTTAAAATACAAAATGAAATGGGAAAAAACGCATGGTCAAGTAGCTAAAAATACTATGTGGTTTGAGTCGGGGACAGAGAGTACCACCCTTTTACCTGACTTATTGACCTTAACGTTTGCTCCAACAGCACAGCTTAGCTTGAAAATAATGGGAACTTTACAAGAAACATTTGGTGAGTGGTCTACACAAACGAGCAGACAAGCACAAGAAGATTTCCAAGAACATCTGCAAAGCCTTCACCGTCGTTTTTCACTAACAAGCAATCAAAAGAAAAACCCAGAAGCAATCGAACGGATGAATACAATTGTTGATTGGTACACGTTAGACATGCTCATTCACTACCTTTCTCCACATGGATTGGAACAATTTGGCGGAGCCGCTTGGGGGACACGTGATGTTTGTCAAGGACCATTTGAGTTCTTTATGGCGACACAGCACTTTGACATAGCAAGAGAGATACTTTTGCACCTATTTAGACACCAATTTATTGAAGATGGCAACTGGCCACAGTGGTTTATGTTTGACCAATACCATGAAACCATGGCAGATGAAAGTCATGGTGACATTATCGTTTGGCCACTTAAAGTTGTGGGAGATTACTTACGTGCAACCAATGATGTCTCTATTTTGGCAGAAACTTTACCTTATATGGTCAAGGAAACTGGACAATTTAGCGAAGAAAAAGAAACGTTATTTGATCATCTTAAACGAGAAATTCAGTATATTGAATCGCATTTCTTACCAGGTACGAAACTGTCTTGCTATGGTGATGGGGATTGGGATGATACCTTGCAACCAGCGGATGCTAGATTGAAAAAAGACATGGCAAGTACTTGGACAGTTGCCCTGACTTATGTGGCGCTTAAAACGTTAGCCGATGCTATTGTCACGACACATCAACAAGAAAGCAAACAGTGGGCAACTTTGGCTAAGGAAATTCAAGCGGATTATAACCAATATATGGTAAATCAAGAGGTATTACCAGGGTTTGTTCTTCATGAGCAAGAACAATTTGACTATATAATTCACCCATCAGATACTAAGACGGGGATTCATTATCGCTTGTTGCCAATGATTCAAAGTATTACCAGTGAATTGAGTGAAAAAAATAAAGCAGCGCAGTATTTGGATACAATTCAAGAAAAATTACTGTTTCCTGACGGGGTTCACTTGATGAATAAGCCTGCTCCTTATAGTGGTGGGGTGAGTACTTATTTTAAAAGGGCAGAACAAGCAGCCAACTTTGGCCGTGAAATCGGGTTGCAATATGTCCATGCACACATTCGTTACAGTGAAACATTAAGTAAAGTGGGCCTAGGAAGCCAAATGTGGCAAGCACTTAGCGTTATTAATCCCATTTTAATCGAAAAATACGTACCAAATGCTCAAATCCGTCAAAGTAATGCCTACTTTAGTAGTTCAGATGGTGATTTTAAAACAAGATACGAAGCAGCAAGAGACTTTCACTTGCTCCAATCTGGGCAAAGACAAGTAAAAGGTGGGTGGCGTGTTTACTCAAGTGGACCTGGTATTTACTTGAATCAGCTAA
- the hemW gene encoding radical SAM family heme chaperone HemW, translating into MTSAYIHIPFCEHICFYCDFNKVFLEGQPVDEYIEALIKEMRLTSELSPCATTETLYIGGGTPTSLTANQLDRLLKGVRDTLPFEVGNEFTVEANPGDLTLEKLEVMQNYGVNRLSMGVQSFDNQLLKKIGRKHSAEDVFDTMHLIEKSGLTNVSIDLIYALPGQTMASLEDTLQKAIDLGLSHYSLYSLILENKTMFANWARLGRLKLPGEDIEGDMFELAASKMSAAGLAQYEISNFARAGKESQHNLVYWDNEQYYGFGAGASGYLGKTRYKNHGPIQHYLEPLRHNQLPTITKENLTKANQMEEQMFLGLRKIAGISVKQFEEKFQTSFFSIYGQVFAELEAQQLLYQKDGQVALTQKGLLLGNEVFEKFLLS; encoded by the coding sequence ATGACCTCTGCCTATATCCATATTCCATTTTGTGAGCATATCTGTTTTTATTGTGACTTTAACAAAGTCTTTTTAGAAGGGCAACCTGTCGATGAGTATATTGAGGCATTAATCAAAGAGATGCGACTCACAAGTGAACTTTCCCCTTGTGCAACAACTGAAACCCTCTATATCGGAGGGGGTACGCCGACTTCTTTGACAGCAAATCAATTGGATAGGCTGCTAAAAGGTGTCCGTGACACTTTACCATTTGAAGTCGGCAATGAGTTTACGGTTGAAGCCAACCCTGGAGACTTGACATTAGAAAAATTAGAAGTCATGCAAAACTATGGTGTGAACCGACTCTCAATGGGGGTTCAATCATTTGACAATCAGCTACTTAAAAAGATTGGACGGAAACACTCGGCAGAAGATGTGTTTGACACGATGCATCTGATTGAAAAGTCTGGACTGACAAATGTCAGCATCGACTTAATCTATGCGCTACCTGGTCAAACGATGGCTAGTTTAGAAGACACATTGCAAAAGGCAATTGACTTGGGACTGTCCCACTATTCATTATATTCACTGATTTTAGAGAATAAGACGATGTTCGCAAATTGGGCACGTCTAGGTCGCTTAAAACTTCCAGGTGAAGATATCGAAGGGGACATGTTTGAGCTGGCGGCCAGCAAAATGTCTGCAGCGGGCCTTGCGCAATATGAGATTAGTAATTTTGCGAGAGCTGGCAAAGAAAGCCAACACAATTTAGTGTACTGGGATAATGAACAATATTATGGATTTGGAGCTGGAGCGAGTGGTTATTTGGGCAAGACACGCTACAAAAACCACGGTCCAATTCAGCACTATTTAGAGCCTTTACGCCATAATCAGTTACCAACAATCACCAAAGAGAATTTGACTAAGGCTAATCAGATGGAAGAACAAATGTTTCTGGGGCTTAGGAAAATAGCGGGCATTAGTGTCAAACAATTTGAAGAAAAATTTCAGACATCGTTCTTTTCCATCTATGGACAGGTTTTTGCAGAACTTGAAGCCCAACAACTACTCTATCAAAAAGACGGGCAAGTAGCATTGACACAAAAAGGACTTTTACTTGGGAATGAAGTTTTTGAAAAGTTTTTATTATCCTAA
- the rbfA gene encoding 30S ribosome-binding factor RbfA, translated as MGNYRDRRVGQEIHREVTDILQKKVRDPRVEGITVTDVRVTGDLQQATIFYSTLSDKASDRKKVAEGLEKAKGLIRKELGLRLTLYKTPELYFERDESVAYGNHIDELIRKLNETN; from the coding sequence ATGGGAAATTATCGTGATCGTCGTGTTGGGCAAGAAATTCACCGTGAAGTAACGGATATTTTACAAAAAAAAGTTCGTGACCCAAGAGTGGAAGGAATAACTGTAACCGATGTTCGAGTTACAGGGGACTTGCAACAAGCGACCATTTTTTACTCTACTTTATCAGATAAAGCTTCAGATAGAAAAAAAGTAGCAGAAGGCCTTGAAAAGGCAAAAGGATTGATACGTAAAGAGTTAGGCTTACGTTTGACGCTTTACAAGACACCCGAATTATATTTTGAACGTGATGAATCCGTAGCTTATGGAAATCACATTGACGAATTGATTCGTAAGTTAAACGAAACGAATTAA
- the ribF gene encoding riboflavin biosynthesis protein RibF has translation MQVIKIHHPYSKEQIPSENVVMVLGFFDGVHLGHQKVIQEGKKQAEAKGLKLAVMTFNQHPSIVFQKIQAETMKYLTNTKQKEQKMASLGVDYLYEVSFTSAFARLAPQEFVLQYLVKLHAAVVVAGFDYTYGPRDIATMDNLPLYAQGRFEIICVGKQEWQAEKISSSRIRALLDIGNLSAANRLLGYTYTIDGTVVHGDARGRTLGFPTANIQVDGHVRLPKVGVYAVKIRVGDTWYEGMASIGYNVTFGIGRAMTVEVYILNFHQDIYGESVEVAWYQYLREEIKFDGVESLIAQLKQDESDTRRYFLNESSEQV, from the coding sequence GTGCAAGTGATAAAAATTCACCATCCATATTCAAAAGAACAAATCCCATCAGAAAACGTCGTAATGGTCTTGGGTTTTTTTGATGGAGTTCATTTGGGCCATCAAAAAGTAATCCAAGAAGGAAAAAAACAAGCAGAAGCAAAAGGATTAAAATTAGCAGTAATGACGTTTAATCAACATCCATCTATTGTTTTTCAAAAAATTCAAGCAGAGACCATGAAATATTTGACCAACACCAAGCAAAAAGAACAAAAAATGGCGTCTTTGGGTGTCGATTATTTATACGAGGTTAGTTTTACCTCAGCTTTTGCTAGACTGGCGCCACAAGAGTTCGTTTTGCAGTACTTAGTCAAACTACATGCTGCGGTGGTTGTCGCTGGCTTTGATTACACCTATGGTCCTCGAGATATTGCAACAATGGACAATTTGCCGCTTTATGCACAAGGACGGTTTGAGATTATATGTGTCGGCAAACAGGAATGGCAGGCTGAAAAAATTAGTTCAAGCAGAATTCGAGCATTACTAGATATAGGAAATTTAAGTGCAGCAAACCGGTTGCTTGGGTACACGTATACAATTGACGGAACAGTTGTCCATGGAGATGCTAGAGGCAGAACACTCGGCTTTCCAACGGCGAATATTCAAGTAGATGGACACGTTCGATTGCCAAAAGTAGGTGTTTATGCAGTCAAAATAAGAGTAGGAGATACATGGTATGAAGGGATGGCTTCAATTGGCTATAATGTCACGTTTGGCATTGGTCGAGCAATGACCGTTGAAGTCTACATTTTGAACTTCCATCAAGATATTTACGGTGAATCCGTTGAAGTAGCTTGGTATCAGTATTTAAGAGAAGAAATAAAATTTGATGGTGTCGAATCATTGATTGCACAGTTAAAACAAGATGAATCGGATACAAGAAGATATTTTTTAAATGAAAGTAGTGAGCAAGTATGA